The Candidatus Lernaella stagnicola sequence CACACTGACGGTGCTCAATCCCGGCACGGCGATTTACGAGGATGCGTTGGCGCGAGGCGAAATCGACGACTATTGGTCGGCCTGGGCCAAGAGCGAGCCGGTATCCCCGGCGCCGCCGCGACCCCGGCACTCGCTAGGCGGCGAGAGTCAACTCCGGCGGACGCTGCGGCGGGCGTATGTCTCATTTTACCTTCGCCCCGCGGTGTGGTGGAATCTGGCGACTCAGCGGCGTTTGTGGCGATGGATCCCCTCGTGGCTTCGGGCCGTGATGCGTCGCGGGCGTTAGCGTCCAGCGGCGCGGCGCGATACAATCGACGCCGATCCGAACGTGAAGGAGTTTGCACGTGAAGTGGTGGAAGAGTTTTTTACTGCATCCCTGGATCAACCGTTTCAACCTGCTGTACCTGGCGGCGGGCTTCGCGTTGTACCTCTTGGACCCGCTCGATGCCGTGGGCATCAACAATTTCGGCTGGATGCTGCTGGGCGGCGAAATCGCCTACCTGGCGGCGCGTGGCGTCCTCGACCGCGGCAGTTCGCCGGATTTCAACATCCGCAAAATGCGGCCCAAAGACCGCGACCGCTACTTCCGGCTTCTGGACATCTCCGACCAGGCGATTGCCGACATCGAAAGCAACCAGAACATCGTGCACTCCGTGCTCTCGGGCAGCCAAAGCCAGATCAGACGCATGGTGAAAACCTTTCTGCGCCTGCAACTGGCCGCCCACCGCATCGACGCCGTGCTACAGAACAATAAGATCGATTACAACGCCGAAATCGGCCGTGTGCAGGGCAAGTTGTCGGTAGCCGCCGCGGCCGAAAAGCCCTACTTGGAACGGCAAATCGAGGTGTTGCGCAAACGGCAAAACGCGCAGCGCGACCTGGCCGAGCGACGCCGCACCATCGACGCCCGCCTGGAAACGATCGAGCAAGCCGTCGGCCTGCTTTCGGAAATCGGCCTGGGCGTTGCCGACCCCGCCGAAACCGCCGATCAGGTCAGTGTGATTCTGGCCAACGTCGAAGACGCCGAACTTTTCGTGGAAGAACTCAACGAGGTGATGGCGCCGGTTAGCGTGAAGAACGCCAATTGAAGTGGGTGGTCGCCATCTGGCGTTGGCTTTCCTTCTGGCCGGGTCTGCAACGTTTCATCCTTAGCCTGTGGCATCCGAAATTCCTGATCGGCGTGGTCGCGGTGATCACCGACGGCGAAGGCCGCGTGCTGCTGTTCCACCACACCTACCGGCGAAAATTTGTCTGGTCGCTGCCCGGCGGCTGGATGCAACGCGGCGAAGAGCCCGCCGAGACCGTCGTGCGCGAAATCAAGGAAGAGACCGACTTGGATATCGAGGTGGACCGCCTCTACGAAGTCGTGACCGGGGTGGTGGCTCCCAGTTTTGAAGTCATCTACCTCGCACATGTGGTCGGCGGCGAATTTCGCCCGAGCGTGGAAGTCGACGAGATTAATTGGTGTCGCGCCGACCGATTACCGGACCTAAAAGACTACCAGCATCACATTATTACGTCCGTTTTGGCCGCCGAATAAGACCGGCGAGACGTATTTTTGTGGTTATTTTCTTCCGGATGGACGCATACGACACATTCGAAAACGGGAAATCACGGATGAACCACGATGAACGACAAACGAAAAAAACGCGCCGGCCGTCCCCTGTGGATCGCGGCGGCGTTCCTGGCACTATTCACCGCGGCGTTGGTGGCGGTGGAGTCGAATTTGGCCGCCGAAACCTTTGACGGCCCGGTGGAGCGGGCACCGTTCGAAAACGGCCGCTTCGTCAACCCGGAAATTCGCGGCCAAGAGCCCGGAACCAAAGAGTTTTTGCGCTGGGTCAGCAGCCGCAAGCCCGGCCCGTGGGAAAAGTGGGTCGAAATCGAGCCCGGCCCCGCGCCGCCGCAACGGGTAGACGATCTCCGCGTGACTTTCGTCAATCATTCCACGGTCTTACTGCAATACGGCGGGCTGAATATCCTCACCGACCCCATTTGGTCCAAGCGCACCAGCCCGGTCTCGTTCATCGGTCCCAAACGGGTTCACGATCCGGGCCTGCGCTGGGAAGACCTGCCGCCCATCGACGCGGTGGTGATCAGCCACGATCACTACGACCACCTCGATATGCCGACCCTGAAACGCCTGCAAGCCGACCACCGGCCGCGCTTTTTCGCCGGGCTGGGCAACGCCGCGGTGCTGCGCCGCCACGGCCTGCGGCAAGTCAGCGAACTGGACTGGTGGGACCAGGTGCCGTTAACCCATGAAATCAAACTGAATTTCGTCCCTGCGCAGCACTTTTCGGGGCGCGGCATGTTCGACCGCCACAAGACGTTGTGGGGCGGCTATGTGCTGACCGGCCCGCCGGGCGTCGTCTATTTCGCGGGCGATACCGGCTGGTCCTCACACTTCGAGCAGGTGCATGCGCGTTTCGGCCCGCCGCGCCTGGCGATGCTGCCGATCGGCGCGTTTCAACCGCGCTGGTTCATGCATCCGATGCATATCGACCCGCACGAGGCCGTCCGCGCCCACCTCTTATTGGAGGCCGGCACGAGCATGGCGATCCACTTCGGCACCTTTCGACTTGGCGACGACGGCCGACTCGAACCCGTCGAGGTGCTGGCCGACGCCCTGCGCGACCAAAACGTGAATCCCGATCGATTCTGGGCCCTTACTCCCGGCGAGTCCCGCGATGTCCCTGCCGCCGCGCCCACCGAACGCCTCGCCAAGCTGTGATGTGGGGGGCGGGCAAGCTTGATTTCGAAAGCGTAATCCGTTCGAAGGTTACCCCTCATTTTTTCATAATAGCACCTTGAAACGAACCGATGTACGGCAGTAATATTGACAGCATAATATGAGGCGGTTTCGGCCCGTGGAGGGATGCACTGAAGGCATATAGTCATTATGTTCGATACCTCGACAAACTTGTACGTAAATTCACTTGTGGGAATTATTCTCATGAAATTAGAAAGGAAATCTTGTTTGCGCTAGATGGTGGCGCGAGCGAACAACTTAGAGCGTTGTTGCCACTAGACGAATTACGCTCCGTGGGCGCATTTTTTACTGGTCAAACTCTTGCGCAGTTCGCTCTCGATGGTATTGACGGCCAGCTTCCGAACGAGTGGAAAGTGTTCGACCCTGCATGTGGAGCCGGGAATCTTCTTCTCGCTTTCGCGGAAAGAATACAGAGTAAACCTAAAAGCCTGGAAGAGATAGCAACGCTAGAATCACGGTTTATCGGATGTGACGTATTCCCATCGTTTGTCAAAGCAGCCAAGATTAGATTACTTCTCAAGTTTCTCCTTAACATGGAGAATGTAACTGGTTTGCCCAAGAACATCGTGGAAGAAATGTTTGGCAAGGTTTTTATTGGAAACGGTCTCTTTGCTGTCGAGCATCTTGCCGCTGCTACACACATCTTGCTTAACCCCCCATACACGATGGTACCGGTGCCGCACGGTTGTTCTTGGACTAAAGGAAAGGTAAATCTCGCAGCGTTGTTTGTCGAAAAATGCTTGGTTAATTGTTCGCATGGATCGCGAATCATCGCAATACTTCCGGACGTCCTAAGAAGTGGAACAAGATATGCGAAATGGCGCGTATTCGTTGAAGAAAACGCATACATTCACCGTGCGGAACCTTTCGGCCGTTTTGACAACCACGCCAATGTAGATGTGTTTGTTTTAGATTGTGAAATTGGAGGGAACACCGGTCGGGGCTGTCAGAGAGGCGTATGGTACCCAACGCCAACAGGAACCGCCCATAAGGTGTCAGATTTTTTCAACATCTCTGTTGGTTCCGTTGTACCTCACCGAAATCCGAATCTCGGACCCTGGAGACCTTATCTTTGTGCGCGTGACGTTCCGATATGGAGCGAAGTCAATTCAATCGGGCGAAATCGCCGATATAAAGGATCAACGTTTTCCGCTCCTTTTGTTGTTGTTCGTCGCACGTCAAGTCCGAAAGAGAAAAAACGAGCCGTTGCGTCAATAATCACAAGAGGCGAACATATCGCTGTCGAAAATCATTTAATTGTATTATCTCCAAAAGACAGCACGTTGCAGGCGTGCCGCCGCTTACTTAGGAGCCTTTCAACAGCTGAAACGACAAACTTCTTAAACCAACGAATTCGATGTAGGCATCTCACGACACACGCGATTGGTGAATTACCATGGCAACAATAACGGATAAAACAACTTCTAGCCTTCGGTTTTCACCAGACATCCTACGGCGATTGGGGGAAGAACTGATCTCAAGCCCATATCGCGGGCTTGTCGAATTAGTAAAAAACTCCCACGATGCCGATGCGATGGAATGTGTTGTCAAATTGGACGGTGTCGACAAGCCTGGAGGAACCGTTCGCATTGTCGACGATGGGATCGGATTGACGAAGGAAGATGTTCTCCGCGGTTGGCTCATACTTGGCCGGTCGCGCAAGGATTCATATGAACCAACCAAGATGGGCAGAAAAATAGCGGGAAACAAGGGTTTAGGACGTCTCGCCGCGCTACGGCTCGGGCATACTGTTCTGTTGACGACCCGGCCGGCGCAGGAATGCGATTTACAACACGAAGTTCTCATTGATTGGTCTAAGTTTAGCGAAGTTGACGTTGTTGAGGACGTACCACTACTAATCGAAACGTCTAGAAGGCCAAAAGGACTTAAACAAGGAACAGAAATAGAGATTTCGGGCTTGCATTCTCAATTGACTGAAAACGACGTAAAGAAACTGGCGCGCGAACTCGTTATCCTCGCAAACCCTTTCGCTGATGACCCCAAAGCATTCCGCCCAAGGTTGGAATCACCTCAGTTCAAGGAATATGAAGCTCGAGTAAGTGAAAGATATTTTGATCAAGCCGATTATCACTTATCAGCATCAGTTGACGAAAAAGGGCAGGCGTCAGCTCAGGTTTTGGATTATCGGGGACAAGTACTTTGGTCGGCAGACCACGAGACGCTACAACATTACAGCGACTATAAAGAATATACTTGCCCGGTCGCCCTTTTTGACGTTTGGGTCTTTGTCTTATCTGGCACGAGTTTCTCGTCTCGTACCGTGACTCTTGGTGAAGTGCGTCAATGGCTAAAGATCTTTGGTGGCATCCATTTCTATCTAAATGGCTTGCGGGTCCCTCCGTATGGCGACCCCGGAGACGACTGGCTCGATTTGAATCTAAGACGAAGTCAGAGTCCCGAGGCTAGGCCGTCCACGAATACTTTAATTGGGCGCATCGTGGTTGGTTCCTCTGGTACGTCGCTTCTTCAAAAAACGGATCGAATCGGCTTTCAAGAGGATAAAGATTTCCAAGAACTTCGTGCGTTTGCGACATCAGCAATGGAGTGGATGGCGGCCAGGCGGCTCGAACAAGACGAGAGACGTCGGCAGAAAACAAGAAGCAAAACAAGTAGCCGCGCCGTTCGTTCAAAAGAAGAACTAATTGGATTTGTTGAAAAAGCGGACGTTCCTCCAACATTTGTTACAAAGTTAACAAAAAGAATAAGCGATTACGATTCTGCGCGTAACCAAGAAGTAAAAAGCCTCCGCGGTGAGGTCCTTTTATATAGAACACTAAGTACCGCGGGAATTACTTCCGCCACATTTGCTCACGAATCTTCAGCAGGACCGACGAAAACCATCTTGCTATCCTTAAAATCAATCAAACGCAGAGTCCGGGAAGATTTACCCGATAAGTATGATGAACGCTATGCTGAGCCACTCGATAAAGCACTAAGAGCAACCGAAAGTATGGCTGTCTTTTCTCGCGCCACGTTAAGCCTTATTGAACACGAAAAGCGCCGTTGGTGCCGCGTCGACGTGCATGATTCAATTTCTAAAATTCTAGATTCACTGAAACCATTCACTGATAGGCGCGATTTGAATATCGACAGGGCCTTTGTGTCCTCTGGATTTTTTGTCCATGCGGCCGAAGCCGCGATTGAGGCGATTATTGTCAACCTGATTAACAACAGTGTCGCCGCCTTGGAAACGGTTCACCGTGAGCAACGGATAATCAGGATATCAACGGAGAAACACGATGACAATTGCGCAATTCTATTTCAAGACAATGGGCCCGGTATTCAAGGAATAACTGCTCACGATATCTGGCTTCCTGGCAGGTCCACAAAGCGAAACGGTACAGGTTTGGGCTTGACTATCGTACGGGATACTATTATTGATTTGGGCGGCAGGATAAAAGTCACCGCGAAATGTGAACTCGGGGGAGCCGAGTTTATGATTCATCTTCCAACGCTTGGAGATTAGCTTTGGGCATTCAGATCGCCGACCGGGAAATCGAAAGGGTTGCCATTATTGATGACGACAGCGAGAGCAGAGAAAGCGTAAGAATCATCGTGGAGGATCTCTCTCTTCATCCTTTAGTTATCGACGGGCCTCTCGAATCGTTAGATGAGACGTGGGCACGACTATGCAAGTTGAGATTCGATGCCGTTATTTCGGATTTTCATCTGAGAAAGCAAAATTATTCGCATTTCAATGGTGACGAAATTGTGTCCCGTTGTTATAAAAAAAAGGTTCCAGCATTGTTATGGTCTGCCGTGGCAAAAGCGATTGGCGAGGTGCCGAGTGATCGTAAGCGTAATATCGCGGCATTCCTGCCCGTCGAGTCTCTCGATCTGGAGCCAATTCGAGCGGGCTTTTCGAAATGTGTAAGCGAATTCAATGGAAAATATATGACAGACCGAAA is a genomic window containing:
- a CDS encoding N-6 DNA methylase, which codes for MFALDGGASEQLRALLPLDELRSVGAFFTGQTLAQFALDGIDGQLPNEWKVFDPACGAGNLLLAFAERIQSKPKSLEEIATLESRFIGCDVFPSFVKAAKIRLLLKFLLNMENVTGLPKNIVEEMFGKVFIGNGLFAVEHLAAATHILLNPPYTMVPVPHGCSWTKGKVNLAALFVEKCLVNCSHGSRIIAILPDVLRSGTRYAKWRVFVEENAYIHRAEPFGRFDNHANVDVFVLDCEIGGNTGRGCQRGVWYPTPTGTAHKVSDFFNISVGSVVPHRNPNLGPWRPYLCARDVPIWSEVNSIGRNRRYKGSTFSAPFVVVRRTSSPKEKKRAVASIITRGEHIAVENHLIVLSPKDSTLQACRRLLRSLSTAETTNFLNQRIRCRHLTTHAIGELPWQQ
- a CDS encoding NUDIX domain-containing protein — translated: MVAIWRWLSFWPGLQRFILSLWHPKFLIGVVAVITDGEGRVLLFHHTYRRKFVWSLPGGWMQRGEEPAETVVREIKEETDLDIEVDRLYEVVTGVVAPSFEVIYLAHVVGGEFRPSVEVDEINWCRADRLPDLKDYQHHIITSVLAAE
- a CDS encoding sensor histidine kinase — its product is MATITDKTTSSLRFSPDILRRLGEELISSPYRGLVELVKNSHDADAMECVVKLDGVDKPGGTVRIVDDGIGLTKEDVLRGWLILGRSRKDSYEPTKMGRKIAGNKGLGRLAALRLGHTVLLTTRPAQECDLQHEVLIDWSKFSEVDVVEDVPLLIETSRRPKGLKQGTEIEISGLHSQLTENDVKKLARELVILANPFADDPKAFRPRLESPQFKEYEARVSERYFDQADYHLSASVDEKGQASAQVLDYRGQVLWSADHETLQHYSDYKEYTCPVALFDVWVFVLSGTSFSSRTVTLGEVRQWLKIFGGIHFYLNGLRVPPYGDPGDDWLDLNLRRSQSPEARPSTNTLIGRIVVGSSGTSLLQKTDRIGFQEDKDFQELRAFATSAMEWMAARRLEQDERRRQKTRSKTSSRAVRSKEELIGFVEKADVPPTFVTKLTKRISDYDSARNQEVKSLRGEVLLYRTLSTAGITSATFAHESSAGPTKTILLSLKSIKRRVREDLPDKYDERYAEPLDKALRATESMAVFSRATLSLIEHEKRRWCRVDVHDSISKILDSLKPFTDRRDLNIDRAFVSSGFFVHAAEAAIEAIIVNLINNSVAALETVHREQRIIRISTEKHDDNCAILFQDNGPGIQGITAHDIWLPGRSTKRNGTGLGLTIVRDTIIDLGGRIKVTAKCELGGAEFMIHLPTLGD
- a CDS encoding MBL fold metallo-hydrolase; protein product: MNDKRKKRAGRPLWIAAAFLALFTAALVAVESNLAAETFDGPVERAPFENGRFVNPEIRGQEPGTKEFLRWVSSRKPGPWEKWVEIEPGPAPPQRVDDLRVTFVNHSTVLLQYGGLNILTDPIWSKRTSPVSFIGPKRVHDPGLRWEDLPPIDAVVISHDHYDHLDMPTLKRLQADHRPRFFAGLGNAAVLRRHGLRQVSELDWWDQVPLTHEIKLNFVPAQHFSGRGMFDRHKTLWGGYVLTGPPGVVYFAGDTGWSSHFEQVHARFGPPRLAMLPIGAFQPRWFMHPMHIDPHEAVRAHLLLEAGTSMAIHFGTFRLGDDGRLEPVEVLADALRDQNVNPDRFWALTPGESRDVPAAAPTERLAKL